In Saccharolobus solfataricus, a genomic segment contains:
- a CDS encoding CoB--CoM heterodisulfide reductase iron-sulfur subunit B family protein translates to MKIAYYPGCATHGLSKDVDIATKKVAEVLGVELVEVPDWNCCGGGFYDEYDEVGHVALNLRNLSQVEKMGLTKMVTPCSVCLHSHRLATYKYKEDKDIKRKTDKRLEGTSVKYEGKVDAEHIVWVLLRDVGLENIKKHVKKPLTALKVGTYYGCQMLRPEQIMGFEKAYNPSSLSELVAVTGATPVPFPAMTSCCGFPLVGSNPKGALKLAFNVLNSAKQSGADLVIHPCSLCHLQLDSLQLKVKAEFNIGWTMPAIYVTQLLGLSFGFSPEELGIGKLAIEVLRSKGVI, encoded by the coding sequence ATGAAAATAGCTTATTATCCTGGATGTGCAACCCATGGTCTATCTAAGGATGTAGATATAGCCACAAAAAAGGTAGCAGAAGTACTTGGGGTTGAGCTAGTTGAAGTACCAGATTGGAACTGTTGTGGTGGTGGATTTTATGATGAGTATGACGAAGTTGGTCATGTAGCCCTTAACTTAAGGAATTTATCGCAAGTAGAAAAGATGGGTCTTACGAAAATGGTAACACCATGTAGCGTGTGCCTTCATAGTCATAGATTAGCTACATATAAATATAAAGAGGATAAAGATATAAAAAGGAAGACTGATAAAAGACTAGAGGGCACTTCAGTTAAATATGAGGGAAAAGTCGATGCAGAACACATAGTTTGGGTTCTGTTAAGAGATGTAGGATTAGAAAATATTAAGAAACACGTTAAGAAACCTCTGACTGCACTTAAAGTAGGCACTTATTACGGATGCCAAATGTTAAGACCAGAGCAAATAATGGGATTTGAGAAGGCTTATAATCCCAGTAGTTTATCTGAACTAGTTGCAGTTACTGGGGCTACACCGGTTCCTTTTCCTGCCATGACCTCATGTTGTGGATTTCCACTAGTTGGAAGTAATCCTAAAGGCGCTTTGAAGTTGGCATTTAACGTTCTTAATAGCGCTAAACAGTCTGGAGCTGATTTAGTAATACATCCATGCAGCCTATGTCACCTTCAGTTGGACTCCTTACAGTTAAAGGTTAAGGCTGAATTTAACATAGGTTGGACTATGCCTGCAATATATGTGACGCAGCTATTGGGTTTATCCTTCGGTTTCAGTCCTGAGGAACTAGGAATAGGAAAGCTTGCGATTGAGGTACTACGAAGTAAGGGAGTGATATGA
- a CDS encoding vWA domain-containing protein, translating to MSEEEGVLRGIDYRDPLVKYRGERISYTLKKLLGRDVQLNETFLVDTYYVHYLPLPITKGKSEIEKNQEIAYSLVNSTLSSDIVLKNREYSIVNSAVSLALTVSYVQNLIEELERIKKTSQSMEEREAAEEILNGLMKGSSSKEGKEQKNSNQQSMEKVLRQAHEKAMSKAIEDANSVRNMQKIVGGNGAGTGSVLTFEGEIHEVLRLARNTEIKKILEFLSGIPKLGSITKRRTTRFSKGELYGYEEGSDIERIVYSELALPDMLFYLKLAEGQLLLYQKQIKETLGPIYLLLDKSGSMDGEKILWAKAVALALYSRAKRENRDFYLRFFDNIPYPLIKVQKNAKSKDVIKMIEYIGKIRGGGGTDISRSIISACEDIKEGHVKGVSEIILLTDGEDKIAETTVRRSLKEANSQLISVMIRGDNADLRRVSDEYLITYKLDHEDLLKVVES from the coding sequence ATGAGTGAAGAGGAAGGTGTATTAAGAGGAATAGACTATAGAGATCCTCTAGTTAAATATAGAGGAGAAAGAATATCATATACTTTGAAAAAATTACTAGGAAGAGATGTACAATTAAATGAAACGTTTTTAGTTGACACCTATTACGTGCACTATTTACCATTGCCAATAACCAAAGGAAAAAGTGAAATAGAAAAGAACCAAGAGATAGCTTATTCATTAGTAAATTCCACTCTATCTTCTGACATAGTTCTAAAAAACAGGGAATACTCAATTGTGAACTCTGCTGTGAGCTTAGCTTTAACCGTGAGTTACGTCCAAAATCTTATTGAGGAGTTAGAAAGAATAAAGAAGACCTCCCAATCTATGGAGGAGAGGGAAGCGGCTGAAGAGATACTAAACGGTTTAATGAAAGGAAGCTCTTCAAAAGAAGGGAAAGAACAAAAGAATTCCAATCAACAATCTATGGAAAAGGTCCTCAGGCAAGCCCATGAGAAGGCAATGTCTAAGGCCATAGAGGATGCCAATTCAGTGAGAAACATGCAAAAGATCGTTGGAGGGAATGGAGCAGGCACTGGAAGCGTCCTAACGTTTGAAGGAGAGATTCATGAAGTGTTAAGACTCGCAAGGAATACTGAAATTAAGAAGATCTTGGAGTTTTTAAGTGGTATTCCAAAATTAGGTAGTATTACAAAGAGGAGGACAACTAGATTCTCGAAAGGTGAATTATACGGATATGAAGAGGGAAGTGATATTGAAAGGATAGTCTACTCCGAATTGGCCCTACCAGATATGCTCTTTTACTTGAAACTAGCAGAAGGCCAGTTGTTATTATATCAAAAACAGATTAAAGAAACATTAGGCCCCATATATCTATTACTTGATAAATCGGGAAGTATGGATGGAGAGAAAATATTATGGGCCAAAGCTGTAGCACTAGCATTATACAGTAGAGCAAAAAGAGAAAATAGAGATTTCTACCTCAGATTCTTCGACAATATTCCGTATCCATTAATTAAAGTTCAGAAGAATGCCAAGAGCAAAGACGTCATAAAAATGATAGAGTATATAGGGAAAATTAGAGGAGGAGGTGGTACAGATATAAGCAGATCAATAATATCTGCTTGCGAAGACATAAAGGAAGGTCATGTTAAAGGGGTAAGTGAAATAATATTATTAACAGATGGAGAAGATAAAATTGCAGAAACTACTGTGAGAAGATCATTAAAAGAGGCCAACTCTCAACTAATAAGTGTCATGATTAGGGGAGATAATGCTGATCTTAGAAGAGTATCCGATGAGTATTTAATAACCTATAAATTAGACCACGAAGACTTGTTGAAAGTAGTGGAAAGTTAA
- a CDS encoding AAA family ATPase — protein sequence MSEKTLLELPKKFMEALMAPFIGREEEAKVITLALLSKEHVILIGEPGTAKSALARRAAELLNAKFFMYLLTKYTEPAELFGALDINALKDGQYKRITKDRLPESQIAFLDEIFNANSAILNALLSLLNERVIYDGYNVIKVPLRTLISASNRVPDEPELEALYDRLLLRHYARPVGEELWKQLLDATWEIEFTNRWAVKEPIMNIEHLDKLYSYLSQVDLSGVKNKLLKLYAMLEEKGIHLSDRRKGKVLKVVSAHAILNSRLKATEEDLIVLKYIAPREIDDFEKVAALLSEELKTPIKYMKELNEIYNNIKEAAKYVEAANESDPRLIELIRSLRATRDRIVALGKESGDEKVEEFSKEVLSEIDKLIEKVARKLGIYP from the coding sequence TTGAGTGAAAAGACATTACTTGAATTACCCAAGAAATTCATGGAAGCTTTAATGGCACCGTTTATAGGAAGGGAAGAAGAAGCAAAAGTGATTACATTAGCCTTACTTAGTAAAGAGCATGTAATACTAATAGGAGAACCTGGTACCGCGAAATCGGCTCTAGCGAGAAGAGCTGCAGAATTGTTAAACGCTAAATTCTTCATGTACCTATTAACGAAATACACTGAACCTGCAGAATTATTTGGAGCACTTGATATAAATGCCCTAAAAGATGGACAATATAAAAGAATTACAAAAGATAGACTACCAGAGAGCCAAATAGCATTTCTAGATGAGATATTCAATGCAAACTCTGCAATCCTTAACGCTTTATTATCATTGTTAAACGAGAGAGTAATTTATGATGGTTATAACGTGATAAAGGTACCTTTAAGGACACTAATATCAGCAAGCAATAGAGTACCAGATGAACCAGAGTTGGAGGCACTATACGATAGATTACTTTTAAGGCATTACGCTAGACCAGTAGGAGAGGAGCTATGGAAACAGCTGTTAGATGCGACATGGGAAATAGAATTTACCAATAGATGGGCTGTCAAGGAACCAATAATGAACATAGAGCATTTAGATAAGCTATATTCATACTTATCCCAAGTTGATTTGTCTGGAGTTAAGAACAAATTATTGAAACTATATGCAATGCTTGAGGAAAAGGGAATCCACTTATCAGATAGAAGAAAGGGTAAAGTTCTAAAAGTGGTTTCTGCGCATGCAATATTGAATAGTAGACTGAAGGCTACTGAGGAAGATCTAATAGTTTTAAAATATATAGCTCCAAGGGAAATAGATGACTTTGAAAAAGTAGCTGCATTATTATCTGAAGAGTTAAAGACACCAATTAAATATATGAAAGAATTGAATGAGATATATAATAACATTAAGGAAGCTGCGAAATATGTCGAAGCAGCGAATGAGTCTGATCCTAGACTAATTGAATTGATTAGAAGTCTAAGGGCAACTAGAGATAGAATAGTAGCTTTAGGCAAAGAAAGTGGAGATGAGAAAGTTGAAGAGTTTTCCAAAGAAGTTTTAAGTGAGATAGACAAATTAATAGAAAAAGTGGCTAGAAAATTAGGGATTTATCCATGA
- the ssb gene encoding single-stranded DNA binding protein: MEEKVGNLKPNMESVNVTVRVLEASEARQIQTKNGVRTISEAIVGDETGRVKLTLWGKHAGSIKEGQVVKIENAWTTAFKGQVQLNAGSKTKIAEASEDGFPESSQIPENTPTAPQQMRGGGRGFRGGGRRYGRRGGRRQENEEGEEE; encoded by the coding sequence ATGGAAGAAAAAGTAGGTAATCTAAAACCAAATATGGAAAGCGTAAATGTAACCGTAAGAGTTTTGGAAGCAAGCGAAGCAAGACAAATACAGACAAAGAACGGTGTTAGAACAATCAGTGAGGCTATTGTTGGAGATGAAACGGGAAGAGTAAAGTTAACATTATGGGGAAAACATGCAGGTAGTATAAAAGAAGGTCAAGTGGTAAAGATAGAAAACGCGTGGACCACCGCTTTTAAGGGTCAAGTACAGTTAAATGCTGGAAGCAAAACTAAGATAGCTGAAGCTTCAGAAGATGGATTTCCAGAATCATCTCAAATACCAGAAAATACACCAACAGCTCCTCAGCAAATGCGTGGAGGAGGAAGAGGATTCCGCGGTGGGGGAAGAAGGTATGGAAGAAGAGGTGGTAGAAGACAAGAAAACGAAGAAGGTGAAGAGGAGTGA
- a CDS encoding PqqD family protein yields the protein MNFEDVKDKKPKKIGELIDRSEESDNYIVKVAEDKVYELAPIAYYIWAMCDGNRSVDEIVNELSKEANLDISQVRDPVVMVLDELEKASLITF from the coding sequence GTGAATTTTGAAGATGTGAAAGATAAAAAACCAAAGAAGATAGGCGAGTTGATTGATAGGAGCGAAGAGAGTGATAATTACATAGTAAAAGTGGCTGAAGACAAAGTATACGAGCTTGCTCCTATAGCTTATTATATTTGGGCTATGTGTGATGGTAATAGAAGTGTGGATGAAATAGTTAATGAATTAAGTAAAGAGGCAAATTTAGATATATCACAAGTACGTGACCCCGTAGTAATGGTATTAGACGAGTTAGAAAAGGCGTCACTCATAACTTTTTAA
- a CDS encoding molybdopterin molybdotransferase MoeA, which translates to MRVFVKDELLYSIEEAIRVYLSSLNFIPKTVEVEVKDSFGYVSAEDLNSPIDYPPFSRSNVDGYALKSSCTPGELKVIDRIEIGEFKEVHINECVAVEVDTGAIIPMGADAVIKVEDVKIISGNLIKVDKKMTFGQNIGWIGSDIPKNSIILRKGEVISHEKIGLLASLGISKVKVYEKLKVYLIATGDELVEPGNSLSPGKIYESNLHYLYSKLKQNYQIVGLSLLRDDIESIKNEIKRAISLADVLILTGGTSAGEKDFVHRAIKELGSIIVHGIKIKPGKPTILGVVDNKPVIGLPGNIVSSVVVFDTVISEILRNLYPSRKEIVELGKIKAKLALGTKADKYRNTLIPVYLFKSVDSSYYALPVKFESYMIGTFSLTEGYIMLNPNEEIEEGKEVEVNVKKFDDSISIIGEEDKRILNSDTKNVLLGSLPAKKAIEYKFGDVAVISSLYSSSVDNYDRVFCRQILVNGEGEEIGYDDWIGMSKIVKNPVVKLRSPSTIYSLLGKAKVYAPEGYIIGKKVFEECLYMIGISERGKRYLSTIKV; encoded by the coding sequence ATGAGAGTATTTGTTAAGGATGAATTGTTATACTCAATAGAGGAAGCGATAAGAGTCTATTTATCATCACTAAATTTCATCCCTAAAACTGTAGAAGTAGAAGTAAAGGACTCTTTTGGATACGTGTCAGCAGAAGATCTGAACTCGCCAATTGACTATCCTCCATTTTCAAGGTCTAACGTAGATGGTTATGCCTTAAAGTCCTCATGCACTCCCGGAGAACTGAAGGTGATAGATAGAATAGAAATTGGTGAATTTAAAGAAGTTCACATAAATGAGTGCGTAGCTGTTGAAGTAGATACTGGAGCAATCATCCCAATGGGTGCGGATGCCGTAATAAAAGTTGAAGATGTCAAAATAATAAGTGGTAATCTCATAAAAGTAGACAAAAAAATGACTTTTGGCCAAAATATTGGGTGGATAGGAAGTGATATTCCTAAAAATTCAATTATATTGAGAAAAGGTGAAGTGATTTCCCATGAGAAGATTGGCTTGTTAGCGTCATTAGGAATAAGTAAGGTAAAGGTATATGAAAAGTTAAAGGTATATCTAATTGCAACGGGAGATGAACTTGTTGAACCTGGTAACTCCTTGTCCCCAGGCAAAATTTATGAGTCTAATCTACATTACCTATATTCTAAGCTTAAACAAAATTATCAAATAGTTGGTCTTTCATTACTTAGAGATGATATAGAGAGCATTAAAAATGAGATAAAGAGAGCTATTTCGCTTGCTGATGTTTTGATACTAACCGGTGGCACTAGCGCTGGAGAAAAGGATTTCGTCCACAGAGCTATAAAAGAGTTAGGTAGTATAATAGTTCATGGTATAAAGATAAAGCCTGGAAAGCCGACCATTTTAGGAGTAGTAGATAACAAGCCGGTAATTGGATTGCCTGGGAATATAGTATCTTCAGTTGTAGTTTTTGATACGGTTATCTCAGAAATTCTGAGAAATCTCTATCCTTCCCGCAAAGAAATTGTTGAATTAGGCAAAATTAAAGCTAAGTTAGCACTGGGGACTAAGGCTGATAAATATAGAAATACTCTAATTCCAGTCTATTTGTTTAAAAGTGTTGATAGTTCCTATTACGCACTTCCAGTAAAGTTCGAGAGTTATATGATAGGTACTTTTTCCTTAACTGAGGGTTATATAATGCTTAATCCAAACGAAGAAATCGAAGAAGGTAAGGAAGTTGAGGTTAACGTGAAGAAGTTTGATGATTCGATATCTATTATAGGAGAAGAGGATAAGAGGATTCTAAATTCAGATACGAAAAATGTATTGCTGGGTTCCTTGCCTGCAAAAAAAGCTATAGAATACAAATTTGGAGATGTTGCAGTTATTAGTTCGTTGTATTCTTCATCAGTAGATAATTATGATAGGGTTTTCTGTAGGCAAATTTTAGTTAATGGTGAGGGAGAGGAAATAGGTTATGACGATTGGATTGGGATGTCCAAAATCGTAAAGAACCCGGTAGTGAAGTTAAGATCTCCTTCCACAATTTACTCGTTATTAGGAAAGGCTAAGGTTTATGCTCCAGAAGGCTATATTATTGGTAAAAAGGTATTCGAGGAATGTCTATACATGATAGGAATTAGTGAAAGAGGCAAGAGGTATCTAAGCACGATAAAAGTATAA
- a CDS encoding homoserine kinase — translation MECKRARAYSSSANLGSGFDILSIAHTAFFDTVEICVENKNLNNIIVESNSKIPLEPNKNSATYPIVKIMEEIGIKASLKVRVIKGIPEGLGLGSSGASAAAAVMAFNNLFNLNLSKEDLVRYAMYGEIASSGSPHPDNVAASVFGGVVSVVSVSPVKVVEIPINYSFDILLFTPLNVHIEEKTKKAREMVPKTVTLSDYINNSRYISSLLLGFIKGERELIRLGLNDKIVEKARLPLFPYYPKIKEVAIKYDAIGACVSGAGPSILVLTDKMTDENKIVEEGTKTCNEFNVECKVIKAKIAGGVGIEGRD, via the coding sequence GTGGAGTGTAAAAGGGCTAGGGCGTATTCCAGTTCGGCTAATTTAGGTTCGGGCTTCGACATATTATCAATAGCACATACTGCGTTTTTTGACACTGTGGAAATATGTGTTGAGAATAAGAATTTAAATAACATTATAGTTGAAAGTAATTCAAAAATCCCACTAGAACCAAATAAGAACTCTGCTACTTATCCAATAGTTAAGATTATGGAGGAAATAGGGATAAAGGCTAGCCTTAAAGTTAGAGTAATAAAGGGTATTCCAGAGGGTTTAGGATTAGGGAGTAGTGGAGCATCGGCTGCTGCTGCTGTCATGGCGTTCAATAATCTATTTAACCTAAACTTGTCTAAGGAGGATCTTGTCAGATATGCAATGTATGGAGAGATCGCCTCTTCTGGGTCTCCTCATCCAGATAATGTCGCCGCTAGTGTTTTTGGCGGAGTTGTGTCTGTAGTTTCCGTTAGTCCGGTTAAAGTTGTTGAAATACCTATAAATTACTCATTTGATATTTTGCTTTTCACCCCATTAAATGTGCATATTGAAGAGAAAACTAAGAAAGCTAGGGAAATGGTACCTAAAACAGTTACACTTTCTGATTATATAAATAATTCGAGATATATATCGTCATTACTTCTTGGTTTCATTAAAGGGGAGAGGGAGTTGATAAGATTAGGTTTAAACGATAAAATTGTAGAAAAGGCAAGACTTCCCTTATTCCCTTACTATCCTAAAATTAAAGAGGTTGCGATAAAATATGACGCAATAGGCGCTTGCGTAAGTGGTGCAGGTCCTTCAATCCTAGTTTTGACCGATAAGATGACCGATGAAAATAAAATTGTAGAAGAGGGAACTAAAACTTGTAATGAATTCAATGTTGAATGTAAAGTTATTAAAGCCAAGATTGCTGGAGGTGTAGGGATTGAAGGACGCGACTAG